One Verrucomicrobiaceae bacterium genomic window carries:
- a CDS encoding L,D-transpeptidase family protein produces MQSRPLNTLTALVIPVVIGTGLCALFVQLLKGHELFQPPAVAVAPPIIQTALAAGEVRRAIPQPEEAPTRLSTAPQADLEKAAKKQSAPNTPPKVTVQPLEPAHSTATHNNQANAKKWPVNYGSLLQHGRPILDPITDYWSHLWPRTDALPSIYQAVLCYDSERLTRLASMGIQPDERTLFGDTALCLAVRMAQEDCIRALWLTGAKMDAPGRENQAPILLASIRRGVNILQALLDAGVNPNTRSTAPVSRELIERCSIKDLRNTFENDNGVTPLMCCAARGDVEGAVTLMRAGASANVYTSRRHRYPINFAATQGYLFLMRVLLGRDPEAEPDTLVTVDLSTQRAWVTKQGRVVATTSVSTGREGYRTPAGRYVITDKHRSHTSTLYHVEMPWFMRLNCSAIGLHSGVVTGRPASHGCIRLPYSKAKLFYSLTGVGDEVEILH; encoded by the coding sequence ATGCAAAGCCGCCCACTCAATACGCTTACCGCGTTGGTCATTCCCGTCGTCATCGGCACGGGACTGTGTGCGCTGTTTGTACAATTACTCAAGGGACATGAGCTATTTCAGCCCCCCGCTGTGGCGGTAGCTCCGCCAATCATCCAGACCGCATTAGCAGCCGGTGAGGTACGACGAGCCATCCCCCAGCCCGAAGAGGCCCCCACACGACTCTCCACAGCCCCTCAGGCCGATTTGGAAAAGGCCGCCAAAAAGCAATCGGCACCCAATACCCCGCCTAAAGTTACCGTTCAGCCGCTAGAGCCAGCCCACAGCACCGCCACCCACAATAACCAGGCCAACGCCAAGAAGTGGCCCGTCAACTACGGCAGCCTCCTCCAGCACGGCAGACCGATCCTTGACCCGATCACCGATTACTGGAGCCATCTCTGGCCGCGCACCGATGCCCTACCCTCGATTTATCAGGCGGTGCTCTGCTATGATTCCGAGCGGCTCACTCGACTCGCCTCCATGGGTATCCAGCCAGATGAGCGGACCCTCTTTGGCGACACCGCGCTCTGCCTCGCCGTGCGTATGGCGCAGGAGGACTGCATCCGCGCTCTCTGGCTCACTGGGGCCAAGATGGATGCCCCAGGGCGTGAAAATCAGGCTCCCATCCTCCTCGCCTCCATCCGGCGCGGGGTGAATATCCTCCAGGCCCTGCTCGATGCAGGAGTCAATCCGAACACACGATCCACCGCTCCCGTGAGCCGCGAACTGATCGAGCGCTGCTCCATCAAAGACCTGCGCAACACCTTTGAAAACGACAATGGCGTCACGCCCCTGATGTGCTGCGCCGCCAGGGGTGATGTGGAGGGAGCTGTCACACTCATGCGTGCTGGTGCATCTGCCAATGTATACACCTCCCGTCGCCATCGTTATCCGATCAATTTCGCCGCCACCCAGGGCTACCTCTTTCTCATGCGGGTGCTGCTCGGTCGTGATCCAGAGGCAGAGCCAGACACGCTCGTCACCGTGGATCTCTCCACCCAGCGTGCCTGGGTGACGAAGCAGGGCCGCGTCGTAGCCACCACCAGCGTGAGCACTGGCCGCGAAGGCTATCGCACACCCGCAGGCCGCTATGTCATCACGGACAAACACCGCAGCCACACATCCACGCTTTATCATGTCGAGATGCCCTGGTTCATGCGCCTGAATTGTAGCGCCATCGGCCTACACAGCGGCGTCGTGACAGGACGCCCCGCCTCGCATGGCTGCATCCGCCTTCCGTATAGCAAGGCGAAGCTCTTCTACTCCCTCACCGGCGTGGGTGATGAGGTCGAGATCCTTCACTGA
- a CDS encoding A/G-specific adenine glycosylase, protein MPTRIFLPDPAETGAALVEWFLVHGRDYPWRRTRDAYAILVSEVMLQQTQIPTVLERGYYTRWLERFPDWRTLAVASEADVLKAWEGLGYYRRARHLHRLAQVVMEKYGGDFPEDPADILSLPGIGPYTAGAVASFAFGQKQPIVDGNIARVLSRLFNDATPVDSTEGRELLWSRAEALVKATDDPRSLNSALMELGQMHCRPTKPACELCPVRTFCRATEPEALPVKASRPKLTAVTERVFFLRREDGVLLEKETGSRRTGLWKLPALPPEFQEHLPPVLLCAHYGITRYKVTLWVHDLPAGIVDWPDTHRLVPYAELVALPMPSPYRRALNELLAQHLEAPFVLQ, encoded by the coding sequence ATGCCCACTCGTATCTTTCTTCCTGATCCAGCTGAAACTGGCGCGGCTCTAGTGGAGTGGTTTTTGGTGCATGGGAGAGACTACCCCTGGCGGAGGACGCGTGATGCGTATGCGATCCTGGTGTCTGAGGTGATGCTGCAACAGACCCAGATCCCTACGGTGCTGGAGCGTGGCTACTATACACGCTGGCTGGAGCGCTTCCCCGACTGGAGGACGCTGGCGGTGGCGAGTGAGGCGGATGTGCTCAAGGCGTGGGAGGGGCTGGGCTACTACCGGCGTGCGAGGCATCTGCACCGGCTGGCCCAGGTGGTGATGGAGAAGTATGGCGGGGACTTTCCAGAGGACCCTGCGGATATTTTGAGCCTGCCGGGTATCGGCCCATATACAGCGGGGGCGGTGGCGAGTTTCGCCTTTGGTCAAAAGCAGCCAATCGTGGATGGAAATATCGCGCGGGTGCTTTCACGTCTCTTTAATGATGCGACGCCTGTGGACTCTACTGAGGGGCGTGAGCTGCTCTGGAGCCGTGCGGAGGCTCTGGTGAAGGCGACGGACGATCCGCGCTCGCTGAACTCTGCGCTCATGGAGCTGGGGCAGATGCATTGCCGTCCGACGAAGCCTGCATGTGAGCTGTGTCCTGTGCGGACATTTTGCCGTGCGACGGAGCCAGAGGCGCTGCCGGTGAAAGCATCGCGCCCGAAGCTGACTGCGGTGACTGAGCGGGTGTTTTTTCTGCGCCGTGAGGATGGTGTGTTGCTAGAAAAAGAGACTGGGAGCCGCCGCACAGGCCTGTGGAAGCTGCCTGCGCTGCCGCCAGAATTTCAGGAACATCTGCCGCCCGTGCTGTTGTGTGCGCATTATGGCATCACTCGCTACAAGGTGACGCTATGGGTGCATGATCTACCAGCTGGGATAGTGGACTGGCCAGATACGCATCGACTGGTGCCGTATGCCGAGCTGGTGGCACTACCGATGCCCAGCCCCTATCGCCGCGCTCTGAATGAACTGCTGGCTCAGCACCTTGAGGCACCTTTTGTGCTTCAGTGA
- a CDS encoding HU family DNA-binding protein, protein MSNVSNSTGITHKDVAEVIDAFLDAVSKQLSDGKEIALRDFGTIGLRISRRSVGRNPLQPDVPIAIPDRMVVRFQPGNKLREAVAKLPVPPRGK, encoded by the coding sequence ATCTCTAACGTAAGCAACTCCACTGGCATCACCCATAAGGATGTCGCGGAAGTAATCGACGCATTCTTGGATGCAGTCAGCAAGCAGCTTAGTGATGGGAAGGAAATCGCCCTGCGAGACTTTGGCACTATAGGCCTACGCATCTCTCGCCGTTCTGTCGGGAGAAATCCCCTCCAGCCAGATGTGCCCATCGCCATCCCAGACCGCATGGTCGTGCGCTTTCAGCCAGGCAATAAACTGCGCGAGGCCGTCGCCAAACTCCCCGTGCCCCCACGCGGGAAGTAA